In a genomic window of Pirellulales bacterium:
- a CDS encoding transcription initiation protein translates to MVVPDGEWEAVGRDAHAVIDEAKAAGVYVFGGGIDEAFPPVLVSADGTFSAGGYSWAPPLNGGFTVLELPSREEAIAWAARIAKACRCHQELRVFGFDPAS, encoded by the coding sequence ATGGTCGTACCCGATGGCGAATGGGAGGCGGTTGGTCGCGACGCACACGCCGTAATCGACGAAGCAAAAGCCGCCGGCGTATATGTCTTCGGCGGCGGAATCGACGAAGCGTTCCCGCCGGTGCTCGTCTCGGCCGATGGCACGTTCTCCGCAGGCGGATACTCGTGGGCGCCTCCGCTCAATGGCGGCTTCACGGTGCTCGAACTACCCTCTCGCGAAGAGGCTATCGCGTGGGCCGCGCGCATCGCGAAGGCCTGCCGCTGCCACCAAGAGCTACGAGTGTTCGGGTTCGATCCCGCTTCTTAA